The following proteins are co-located in the Gemmatimonadales bacterium genome:
- the nuoF gene encoding NADH-quinone oxidoreductase subunit NuoF has protein sequence MGFPHPSDPRETVILSKYFGDADARTYAGWVARGGYEGLRKALGMAPEAIVEEVKGSGLRGRGGAGFPTGLKWSLMPKADGRPHFLVCNADESEPGTFKDREIMRWTPHALIEGCAIAAYAIGAERCYIYIRGEFTEPLRVMAAAVAEARANGALGDDVFGSGHRIEMVLHRGAGAYICGEETAMLNSLEGKRGNPRIKPPYPAQAGAFGMPTTINNVETLAAVPHILVRGGAWYKSLCLGNPKSTGTKLISVCGHVRRPGNYEITMGTPMKALLDMCGGVPEGRTLKAVIPGGSSVPIMTAAEAEDCIMDYEGVVAKGSMLGSGGMIVMDDSADMVYQIWRLARFYAHESCAQCTQCREGTAWTTKVLERILAGQGKDDDLQLLLDLSENMTGKTICVLSDSCAAPVVSGIQKFRGEFEAYIARARQPALAAV, from the coding sequence ATGGGTTTTCCCCACCCGAGTGATCCCCGGGAGACGGTCATTCTCTCGAAGTATTTCGGCGACGCCGACGCGCGCACCTACGCGGGCTGGGTGGCGCGCGGCGGATACGAGGGCCTGCGCAAAGCGCTCGGGATGGCGCCCGAGGCAATCGTCGAGGAGGTGAAGGGCTCGGGGCTCCGCGGCCGCGGCGGCGCCGGATTCCCGACCGGCCTCAAGTGGTCGCTCATGCCCAAGGCGGATGGTCGCCCGCATTTCCTCGTGTGCAACGCCGACGAATCGGAGCCGGGCACGTTCAAGGACCGCGAGATCATGCGGTGGACGCCGCACGCGCTGATCGAGGGCTGCGCCATCGCCGCGTATGCCATCGGCGCGGAGCGCTGCTACATCTACATCCGCGGCGAGTTCACCGAGCCGCTCCGGGTAATGGCGGCCGCGGTGGCCGAGGCCCGTGCCAACGGCGCGCTCGGCGACGACGTCTTCGGGAGCGGCCATCGCATCGAGATGGTGCTGCACCGGGGCGCGGGTGCGTATATCTGCGGCGAAGAGACCGCGATGCTCAACTCGCTCGAGGGAAAGCGGGGCAACCCGCGGATCAAGCCGCCTTATCCCGCGCAGGCCGGCGCGTTCGGCATGCCCACCACGATCAACAACGTGGAGACGCTCGCCGCGGTGCCGCACATCCTCGTGCGCGGCGGCGCGTGGTACAAGTCCCTCTGCCTCGGCAATCCCAAGAGCACGGGGACCAAGCTGATCTCCGTGTGCGGTCACGTGCGGCGGCCGGGCAACTACGAGATCACGATGGGCACGCCGATGAAGGCGCTGCTCGACATGTGCGGCGGCGTGCCGGAAGGCCGGACGTTGAAGGCGGTGATCCCGGGCGGCTCCTCCGTGCCGATCATGACGGCGGCCGAGGCCGAGGACTGCATCATGGACTACGAGGGCGTCGTGGCCAAGGGCTCGATGCTCGGCTCCGGCGGAATGATCGTGATGGACGATTCGGCCGACATGGTGTACCAGATCTGGCGCCTCGCGCGCTTCTACGCCCACGAGTCGTGCGCCCAATGTACCCAATGCCGAGAGGGCACGGCGTGGACCACCAAGGTTCTCGAGCGCATCCTCGCCGGCCAGGGCAAGGACGACGACCTGCAGCTTCTGCTCGACCTCTCGGAGAACATGACCGGCAAGACGATCTGCGTGCTGAGCGACTCGTGCGCCGCGCCGGTGGTGAGCGGCATCCAGAAGTTCCGCGGCGAGTTCGAGGCCTACATCGCGCGGGCGCGGCAGCCGGCGCTCGCGGCCGTCTAG
- a CDS encoding NADH-quinone oxidoreductase subunit I has product MAIGVKVLKRPEREVSYVRATLKGMALTFKHMFEKRVTMQYPEEKSTDAAHGMGSWALSPRWRGTHRMLTDEQGRSKCVACGLCPQICPANCIKLVPGEDEHGNRYPLIYEIDEFRCVFCGYCQEVCPEEAIHVGVHYENAEYGRDRFVYDLERLSSQTHPVSTLWDPTDPKGE; this is encoded by the coding sequence ATGGCCATCGGGGTCAAGGTGCTCAAGCGTCCCGAGCGCGAGGTGAGCTACGTGCGCGCCACCCTCAAGGGAATGGCGCTCACGTTCAAGCACATGTTCGAGAAGAGGGTCACGATGCAGTATCCGGAGGAGAAGAGCACCGACGCGGCCCACGGCATGGGCTCCTGGGCGCTCTCGCCGCGCTGGCGCGGCACCCACCGGATGCTGACCGACGAGCAGGGCCGCTCCAAGTGCGTGGCCTGCGGGCTCTGTCCCCAGATCTGCCCGGCCAACTGCATCAAACTGGTGCCGGGCGAAGACGAGCACGGCAATCGTTACCCGCTGATCTACGAGATCGACGAGTTCCGCTGCGTCTTCTGCGGCTACTGCCAGGAGGTCTGCCCCGAGGAGGCGATCCACGTGGGCGTGCACTACGAGAACGCCGAGTACGGCCGCGACCGGTTCGTATACGACCTGGAGCGGCTCTCCTCGCAGACCCACCCGGTCTCCACGCTTTGGGACCCGACCGATCCGAAGGGTGAATAG
- the nuoH gene encoding NADH-quinone oxidoreductase subunit NuoH, translating to MTPEMKAFLILSIVKMLFVFTVVMVGVALLTLMERKVSAWMQNRMGPNRVGPGGLLQPAADGLKNILKEETFPSEASPVLFMLAPALAFIPALLLSAVIPFAAPLPLDFDITVPILGRIAHHGAMPMVVADLPVGFLFVLAVGSLGVYGIALAGWASNSKYSLLGGLRASAQLISYEVALGLSLIPVLLLAGDVSFSRIIAAQQESLWYVLPLFLSFFVFLVSGFAETNRLPFDLPEAESELIAGYHTEYSAMKFSMFFIAEYANVVTVAAMVTTIFFGGWDIPFIHWDEHGSVLATVITGFVFFLKLMFWIFFVMWIRWTLPRFRYDQLMALGWKLLTPLALAYIMVVCIALYLAERAIAHPSALATAIVLTVVSLGLGLLMFVGLDRGFLLAGSDRRARARALAVAGQAARAGGEARP from the coding sequence GTGACGCCGGAGATGAAGGCTTTTCTGATCTTGAGCATCGTCAAGATGCTCTTCGTCTTCACCGTCGTCATGGTGGGCGTGGCGCTGCTCACGCTGATGGAGCGCAAGGTTTCCGCCTGGATGCAGAACCGGATGGGACCGAACCGGGTGGGCCCCGGCGGACTCTTGCAGCCCGCCGCCGACGGCCTCAAGAACATCCTCAAGGAGGAGACCTTTCCGTCCGAGGCGAGCCCGGTGCTCTTCATGCTGGCGCCGGCGCTCGCGTTCATCCCGGCGCTCCTGCTCTCGGCCGTAATCCCGTTCGCGGCGCCGCTGCCGCTCGACTTTGACATCACCGTGCCGATCCTGGGCCGCATCGCGCACCATGGCGCGATGCCGATGGTGGTGGCGGACCTGCCGGTGGGTTTTCTCTTCGTACTCGCCGTCGGCTCGCTCGGCGTGTACGGCATCGCGCTCGCGGGCTGGGCGTCGAACAGCAAGTACAGTCTGCTCGGCGGGCTCCGCGCGAGCGCCCAGCTCATCTCCTACGAGGTGGCCCTCGGCCTGAGCCTCATTCCGGTGCTGCTGCTCGCCGGCGACGTCTCGTTCTCGCGGATCATCGCGGCGCAGCAGGAGTCGCTCTGGTACGTGCTGCCGCTCTTTCTCTCCTTCTTCGTCTTCCTCGTGTCGGGCTTCGCCGAAACCAACCGACTGCCGTTCGACCTGCCGGAGGCGGAGTCGGAGCTGATCGCGGGCTACCACACCGAGTACAGCGCGATGAAGTTCTCCATGTTCTTCATCGCCGAGTACGCCAACGTGGTGACCGTCGCGGCCATGGTGACGACGATCTTTTTCGGCGGCTGGGATATTCCGTTCATACACTGGGACGAGCACGGCAGCGTACTGGCCACCGTCATCACCGGGTTCGTGTTTTTCCTCAAGCTGATGTTCTGGATCTTCTTCGTCATGTGGATCCGCTGGACATTGCCGCGCTTCCGCTACGACCAGCTCATGGCGCTCGGCTGGAAGCTGCTGACGCCGCTCGCGCTGGCGTACATCATGGTGGTCTGCATCGCCCTGTATCTGGCGGAGCGCGCGATCGCCCACCCGAGCGCGCTGGCCACGGCGATCGTGCTCACCGTCGTGAGCCTCGGGCTCGGGCTCCTGATGTTCGTGGGACTCGACCGCGGGTTCCTGCTCGCCGGGTCGGATCGGCGCGCCCGCGCCCGGGCGCTCGCCGTCGCCGGGCAGGCGGCCCGGGCCGGCGGGGAGGCCCGGCCCTGA
- a CDS encoding 2Fe-2S iron-sulfur cluster-binding protein, with product MTDELVHVTIEGMPVAVPKGTTIIEAAKRAGVLVPHYCYHPSLPSPAVCRMCLVEVEKAPKLMPACVTAVTEGQVVHVESERAREARQGVLELLLINHPLDCPICDQAGECELQDYVFQEGRAGTRYAEYAKRYNPVESFGPDILYVPNRCILCTRCVRFMESVAEDPVLNVSERGDRAYIGIAPGQPLEHPWAGNVVDLCPVGSLLSKDFLHKARAWELDKTASVCPGCTQGCNMTVDTRDGVVVRLRPRPNLEVNRHFMCDHGRMDYRWMNRGDRIEAPLVRESSRQGERHVAVDWDTALDRFGRLLEDASGPAVILASGRASVESLGLVRRLVAGRSVTAAVQVPLGEEAPLAGIPDLALRRERAPNLVGAELLGYGSDWQSALRAAIGASVVIVLDAALAPDDLAALAGIPGALVLLGTVAGDALQTADLVLPVTNMVEENGTYVNRDGRAQRFDQAKAQPGMARPAWWIAGEVLAGPGPDASAPSTADEAFVLVGESWPVFAGITRDDLGFTGRVLAGRAEAAR from the coding sequence ATGACCGACGAGCTGGTCCACGTCACGATCGAAGGGATGCCGGTCGCGGTGCCCAAGGGCACGACCATTATCGAGGCCGCCAAGCGCGCCGGCGTGCTCGTGCCGCACTACTGCTATCACCCGTCGTTGCCGTCGCCCGCGGTATGCCGCATGTGCCTGGTCGAGGTGGAGAAGGCGCCCAAACTGATGCCGGCGTGCGTCACGGCGGTGACGGAAGGGCAGGTGGTGCACGTCGAGAGCGAGCGGGCCAGGGAGGCGCGCCAGGGCGTGCTCGAGTTGCTGCTCATCAATCACCCGCTCGACTGCCCCATCTGCGACCAGGCCGGCGAGTGCGAGCTGCAGGACTACGTCTTTCAGGAGGGCCGCGCCGGCACCCGGTACGCCGAGTACGCCAAGCGCTACAACCCGGTGGAGTCGTTCGGGCCGGACATCTTGTACGTCCCCAACCGCTGCATCCTCTGCACCCGCTGCGTTCGGTTCATGGAGAGCGTCGCCGAAGACCCGGTGCTCAACGTCTCCGAGCGCGGCGACCGGGCCTACATCGGGATCGCGCCCGGCCAGCCGCTCGAGCATCCCTGGGCCGGCAACGTGGTGGACCTCTGCCCCGTGGGCTCGCTCCTCTCGAAGGATTTCCTGCACAAGGCGCGCGCCTGGGAGCTGGACAAGACCGCGAGCGTCTGCCCCGGCTGCACCCAGGGGTGCAACATGACCGTGGACACGCGCGACGGCGTGGTGGTGCGGCTCCGGCCGCGCCCCAACCTCGAGGTGAACCGCCACTTCATGTGCGATCATGGCCGGATGGACTACCGCTGGATGAACCGGGGCGACCGGATCGAGGCGCCGCTCGTGCGCGAGAGCAGCCGCCAGGGCGAACGCCACGTCGCGGTGGACTGGGACACGGCGCTCGATCGGTTCGGCCGCTTGCTCGAGGACGCGTCAGGCCCGGCGGTGATCCTCGCGAGTGGCCGCGCGTCGGTCGAGTCGCTCGGGCTCGTGCGCCGTCTGGTGGCGGGGCGAAGCGTGACGGCGGCGGTGCAGGTTCCGCTCGGTGAGGAGGCGCCGCTGGCCGGCATCCCGGACCTGGCACTCCGCCGCGAGCGCGCGCCCAACCTGGTCGGCGCCGAGCTGCTGGGTTACGGCAGCGACTGGCAGAGCGCGCTCCGCGCGGCCATCGGCGCCTCGGTGGTGATCGTGCTCGACGCCGCGCTCGCGCCCGACGACCTGGCGGCGCTGGCCGGCATTCCGGGCGCCCTGGTGCTCCTGGGCACCGTGGCGGGCGACGCGCTTCAGACCGCGGACCTCGTGCTGCCGGTCACGAACATGGTCGAGGAGAACGGCACCTACGTGAACCGCGATGGCCGCGCGCAGCGCTTCGATCAGGCCAAGGCACAGCCGGGCATGGCGCGGCCCGCCTGGTGGATCGCGGGCGAAGTGCTGGCGGGTCCGGGGCCTGATGCCTCGGCGCCGTCCACGGCCGACGAGGCATTCGTTCTCGTGGGCGAGAGCTGGCCTGTGTTTGCCGGCATCACTCGCGATGACCTCGGCTTTACGGGGCGCGTGCTCGCCGGTCGTGCGGAGGCGGCGCGGTGA